The following proteins are encoded in a genomic region of Novosphingobium sp. PP1Y:
- a CDS encoding CpaF family protein has protein sequence MSLLTTDTVSEAAPQSPMRSAITQPSSKRMSDTYQAVKALTCQQVIEHLEAQGNTAEGLEQRALRSEIEQVINSRSRRGQLALNSAERLLLIEDVEDELVGLGPLAPLLRDRTIDDIIVNGAQTIYVERMGLLERIETRFRDDTHLMNIIQRIVGPIGRRVDEATPYVDARLPDGSRVNIIIPPIALDGPTLSIRKFRMQALTMADCVASETMSQPMADFLDAAVRSRLNLVICGGTGAGKSTLLNVLSGCIGQGERLVTIEDAAELQLRQEHVVRLETRPPNVDGNREVSARDLMRNALRMRPDRIILGEVRGTEVVEMLQAMSTGHNGSMATLHGNSPRDALARLEMLMGFAGLQNDMRAIRRFVANSIHVIVNIQRLSNGRRRITSITEVTGVEGESYTLNELFRFEESPPMSGMGDFRITSPRPYHGPSLRDYAPMVRGAETW, from the coding sequence ATGAGCCTGCTGACCACCGATACCGTCAGCGAAGCGGCGCCCCAGTCGCCAATGCGAAGCGCGATCACACAACCGTCCTCGAAGCGGATGAGCGACACCTACCAGGCGGTCAAGGCGCTTACCTGCCAACAAGTCATCGAGCATCTCGAAGCGCAAGGCAACACCGCCGAAGGGCTCGAACAGCGCGCCCTGCGCTCGGAGATCGAGCAGGTCATCAACAGCCGCAGCCGGCGTGGTCAACTCGCGCTCAACAGCGCGGAACGCCTGCTGCTGATCGAGGACGTCGAAGACGAACTGGTCGGTCTGGGGCCCCTTGCCCCCCTCCTGCGCGACCGGACCATCGACGACATCATCGTAAATGGCGCCCAGACCATCTATGTCGAGCGTATGGGCTTGCTGGAACGCATCGAAACGCGTTTCCGCGACGATACGCACCTGATGAACATCATCCAGCGCATCGTCGGCCCCATCGGCCGCCGCGTCGACGAGGCCACCCCATATGTCGATGCCCGCCTTCCGGACGGATCGCGCGTCAACATCATCATCCCGCCCATCGCGCTCGATGGCCCCACGCTCTCGATCCGCAAGTTCCGCATGCAGGCGCTGACGATGGCCGATTGCGTCGCCAGCGAGACGATGAGCCAGCCGATGGCAGATTTCCTCGATGCCGCGGTCCGCTCGCGCCTGAACCTCGTCATTTGCGGCGGTACGGGTGCGGGCAAATCCACGTTGCTCAACGTCCTGTCCGGCTGCATCGGGCAGGGAGAGCGTCTCGTCACTATCGAGGATGCGGCAGAACTTCAGCTGCGCCAGGAACATGTCGTCCGGCTCGAGACGCGCCCTCCCAATGTCGACGGCAATCGCGAGGTCAGCGCGCGCGACCTCATGCGCAACGCCCTGCGAATGCGGCCCGACCGCATCATCCTAGGCGAAGTGCGCGGGACCGAAGTGGTAGAGATGCTGCAGGCCATGTCGACGGGCCACAACGGCTCGATGGCCACGCTTCACGGCAATTCTCCGCGTGATGCGCTTGCACGGCTCGAAATGCTGATGGGCTTTGCCGGCCTGCAGAACGACATGCGTGCGATCCGGCGCTTCGTCGCCAACAGCATTCACGTGATCGTCAACATCCAGCGCCTCAGCAATGGTCGGCGGCGGATCACCTCGATAACGGAAGTGACCGGCGTGGAAGGCGAGTCCTACACGCTCAACGAGCTGTTCCGCTTCGAGGAATCACCGCCGATGTCGGGCATGGGCGATTTTCGGATCACTTCCCCGCGTCCCTACCACGGCCCCAGCCTGCGCGACTACGCGCCGATGGTTCGTGGAGCGGAGACATGGTGA
- a CDS encoding type II secretion system F family protein, protein MVKGAAYLILALLIMAALAWYLVGERRRSLADIDRRLAQLSDANTPSPRQSAPLTVPERLAPLLAQAQLEVTASTIRTIGVLALLTGLGTLALFGPAVTLLLLIGVPFLAHAWVSGRARKRIDALTEALPHYIDGIRQLQAVGNSLSQALERALAEAPDVVQSYFSQTARKLEMGAPVGETMQQLADRLRVAEISMLAAAIKTNLRYGGSITSALRNLSNILRERLRIKRELLAATSEAKVSSRVLIAMPLIAMALLVAMNPSYIDFFVQDARGHTMVLVALVLEFLGIFVMRRTMRLDF, encoded by the coding sequence ATGGTGAAGGGCGCCGCATACCTTATCCTGGCGTTGCTGATCATGGCAGCTCTAGCCTGGTACCTGGTCGGCGAGCGCAGGCGTTCACTGGCAGACATCGATCGTCGCCTTGCGCAATTGTCTGATGCAAACACCCCTTCTCCGCGCCAGTCCGCGCCGCTGACGGTGCCTGAAAGGCTCGCACCGCTACTGGCTCAGGCCCAGCTCGAAGTGACGGCTAGCACCATCCGCACGATCGGCGTTCTCGCACTCCTCACCGGGCTCGGCACCCTTGCGCTCTTCGGTCCTGCGGTGACCCTGCTCCTGCTGATCGGCGTGCCATTCCTCGCTCATGCCTGGGTCAGCGGCCGGGCGCGCAAGCGCATCGATGCCCTGACCGAAGCCCTGCCCCATTACATCGATGGCATCCGCCAGTTGCAGGCCGTCGGCAACTCGCTTTCCCAAGCCCTTGAGCGCGCGCTCGCCGAGGCGCCGGACGTAGTCCAGAGCTATTTCAGCCAGACGGCGCGCAAGCTCGAGATGGGGGCGCCGGTCGGAGAGACGATGCAACAGCTTGCAGACCGGCTCCGGGTCGCCGAAATTTCAATGCTCGCCGCCGCGATCAAGACCAACCTGCGTTACGGCGGTTCGATCACTTCCGCCTTGCGCAACCTCTCGAACATCTTGCGCGAACGCCTCCGGATCAAGCGTGAACTGCTCGCGGCAACTTCCGAGGCGAAGGTCTCTTCCCGCGTACTGATCGCCATGCCCCTGATCGCCATGGCGCTGCTCGTGGCGATGAACCCATCCTACATCGACTTCTTCGTGCAGGACGCCCGCGGCCACACAATGGTCCTCGTCGCTCTGGTGCTCGAGTTCCTCGGCATCTTCGTGATGCGCAGGACAATGAGGCTCGACTTCTGA
- the cpaB gene encoding Flp pilus assembly protein CpaB — translation MRLGTKAKLTIGIGLMTAGTFAFLGFRQLGDAATPVTATMAQTALQSRIEPKLVLAASTRNILTGETIDASMFRSATADPADHPNVAVPSEVVGKVATRDIRANTLIPRAALGQETKLAIRVPRGMRAVSIETTAEIAVAGLVRPGDRVDVQVVYPGSDAISGARGSGRSEAETLLQMVQVLAVGETIVGTRQPSGVEAQVSSPPPPARNVTLALSPEQVSALTLARSTGSLTLSLRNPDDEAQIELARAVSSAPSTQPARAPVVRNLAAPAPAPRPRAVAKPQPHAIELVVGGNKEVIYSGSGSR, via the coding sequence ATGCGCCTGGGCACGAAAGCGAAGCTGACGATCGGCATAGGGCTGATGACTGCCGGGACTTTCGCCTTTCTGGGTTTCCGACAACTGGGGGATGCGGCAACACCAGTTACCGCGACAATGGCGCAAACAGCACTGCAAAGCCGCATAGAGCCCAAGCTTGTCCTGGCTGCATCGACGCGGAACATTCTGACAGGCGAGACCATCGATGCCAGCATGTTTCGCAGCGCAACCGCGGATCCTGCCGACCATCCCAACGTCGCCGTTCCCAGCGAAGTCGTCGGAAAGGTGGCCACGCGCGACATCCGCGCCAATACCCTGATACCCCGCGCTGCTCTCGGCCAGGAAACCAAGCTTGCAATCCGCGTTCCCCGCGGCATGCGCGCGGTCAGCATCGAAACGACTGCGGAGATTGCCGTCGCCGGCCTCGTCCGCCCGGGGGACCGTGTCGATGTTCAGGTTGTCTACCCCGGATCCGATGCCATCAGCGGTGCACGAGGCAGCGGTCGCAGCGAAGCCGAAACCCTGTTGCAGATGGTCCAGGTCCTCGCGGTAGGGGAAACGATCGTGGGCACGAGGCAGCCTTCGGGCGTCGAGGCACAAGTCTCCTCGCCGCCACCGCCTGCACGCAACGTCACGCTTGCACTGAGCCCCGAACAGGTCTCGGCGCTTACCCTGGCCAGGAGCACCGGCTCTCTTACCCTGTCGCTGCGCAATCCCGATGATGAAGCCCAGATCGAACTGGCGCGAGCGGTATCATCGGCTCCCAGCACACAACCGGCGCGCGCACCTGTAGTCAGGAACCTGGCGGCACCCGCCCCGGCTCCGCGCCCGCGCGCCGTGGCCAAACCCCAGCCGCACGCCATCGAGCTGGTCGTCGGCGGGAACAAGGAAGTCATCTATTCCGGGAGCGGATCGCGTTGA
- a CDS encoding EAL domain-containing protein — MLDELEADPLASISFAISAQSLSPHLHGRDAAWTELLARLRADKGLAARLVLEIHETAPMTGFAEVQALVGQMRALGARICIAGFGSGFASTRQLLMIQPDIVKLDSIFLHTAYQCERNRNRISHLIGLARTLSNTLVIDGVETPWHMKLAREENVQWIAGPLQGRASTRRAWLAKPQKPRANADTGRGSANSRIPQSFGRLSPT; from the coding sequence GTGCTCGACGAACTCGAGGCTGACCCGCTCGCCAGCATCTCCTTCGCCATATCGGCCCAGAGCCTGTCTCCCCACCTGCATGGACGCGATGCGGCATGGACCGAACTGCTCGCCCGCCTGCGCGCCGACAAGGGCCTTGCCGCGCGCCTCGTCCTGGAAATCCACGAGACAGCGCCAATGACCGGCTTCGCCGAAGTCCAGGCCCTGGTCGGCCAGATGCGCGCGCTGGGCGCCCGCATCTGCATCGCCGGCTTCGGATCGGGCTTCGCCTCTACCCGCCAATTGCTCATGATCCAGCCCGACATCGTCAAGCTCGACAGCATCTTCCTGCACACCGCCTACCAGTGCGAGCGAAACCGAAACCGCATCAGCCACCTCATCGGCCTCGCCCGAACCCTCTCCAACACCCTCGTCATCGATGGCGTCGAAACGCCCTGGCACATGAAACTCGCAAGGGAAGAAAACGTCCAATGGATCGCAGGGCCCCTGCAGGGCCGCGCAAGCACAAGACGCGCATGGCTCGCAAAACCTCAAAAACCACGCGCTAACGCAGATACTGGAAGAGGATCTGCAAACTCGCGCATTCCCCAGAGCTTCGGCCGTCTTTCCCCAACTTGA
- a CDS encoding type II and III secretion system protein family protein, with the protein MKTLIASSLLGASLPLIAAPTVAWAQSPEVVAINADRTLSFPRSIGRVEVDKENIVAIAAPTDRTLRVTGLAQGDATVSVFSGEGKLMGRTTIEVRNPSTARFTSSDGTARTLVAGEKVVAVDVQFAAVSTSTLRALGFSFSKLSGGLQGALITPSSLNSASLGSSGLSIDASAPIQNAFNLFLASPKRGISSVLSALSSNGLSQLLAQPTLMARSGEEASFLAGGEFPVPVPQTTSGNGNTISIQYKEFGVRLSVTPYVLSKEHIILKLAPEVSELDYNNGVQLQGYVVPGIRRRSAETTVELGSGQSFVIAGLNYSSSSVSKDKVPFLGDIPVLGAFFKRQESQKERQELIIVATPRLVDPVSPQDVPPLPGASGQVDPSMGKMILGNDGVEQAIAEFGVVRR; encoded by the coding sequence TTGAAAACCCTGATCGCATCTAGCCTGCTGGGCGCTAGCCTGCCGCTCATCGCCGCACCAACCGTGGCATGGGCGCAAAGCCCCGAAGTCGTCGCGATCAACGCCGACCGGACATTGTCCTTCCCGCGTTCGATAGGCCGGGTGGAAGTGGACAAGGAAAACATCGTCGCGATCGCCGCACCGACGGACCGCACCTTGCGGGTGACCGGCCTTGCGCAAGGTGACGCGACAGTTTCGGTCTTCTCGGGCGAAGGCAAGCTCATGGGCCGCACGACGATAGAGGTCCGCAATCCTTCCACGGCCCGCTTCACTTCCAGCGACGGGACGGCCAGGACGCTCGTGGCCGGTGAGAAAGTCGTGGCGGTCGACGTACAATTCGCGGCAGTTTCCACCTCAACGCTTCGGGCGCTCGGCTTCAGCTTCTCCAAGCTTTCGGGAGGACTGCAGGGTGCGCTTATCACGCCAAGCAGTCTCAACAGCGCAAGCCTGGGCTCATCGGGTCTCTCCATCGATGCCTCCGCGCCGATCCAGAATGCCTTCAACCTCTTCCTCGCATCGCCCAAGCGCGGCATCAGTTCGGTGCTGAGCGCGCTTTCGTCGAACGGCCTCTCCCAACTTCTCGCCCAACCGACCCTGATGGCCCGCTCCGGCGAAGAAGCCAGCTTCCTGGCGGGCGGCGAATTTCCGGTCCCCGTTCCCCAGACTACGAGCGGGAACGGCAACACTATCTCGATCCAGTACAAGGAATTTGGCGTTCGCCTTTCAGTGACGCCCTACGTCCTTTCCAAAGAGCACATCATCCTCAAGCTTGCGCCCGAGGTGAGCGAACTGGATTACAACAACGGCGTTCAGCTCCAGGGCTACGTGGTTCCCGGCATACGGCGGCGTTCGGCTGAAACCACGGTGGAACTCGGCAGCGGCCAGAGCTTCGTTATTGCCGGCCTGAATTACAGCAGCAGCTCGGTCTCGAAGGACAAGGTGCCTTTCCTCGGCGACATCCCCGTCCTCGGCGCTTTCTTCAAGCGCCAGGAAAGCCAGAAGGAACGCCAGGAACTGATCATCGTCGCCACCCCCAGGCTCGTCGATCCGGTGAGCCCACAGGATGTCCCTCCCCTGCCCGGCGCTTCCGGTCAGGTCGATCCTTCGATGGGCAAGATGATCCTCGGCAACGACGGTGTTGAACAGGCGATAGCCGAATTCGGAGTGGTGAGACGCTGA
- a CDS encoding response regulator produces the protein MVLFRASLNPISEQAAEQDFLGSMERTTPTVLVIDDVAEIVEELLTLLSLREISATGAHSLDGAIGALENAPQIRVIACDVRLGKESGFDICDRIRTHPRLKARNFAYIFISGDPMRLNQASHLPKHSILTKPVEPRALIELLREKLDAMRTIG, from the coding sequence GTGGTGCTTTTCAGGGCAAGCTTGAATCCCATTTCGGAGCAAGCAGCGGAGCAGGATTTCCTGGGGTCGATGGAACGGACAACACCGACGGTACTCGTGATAGACGACGTGGCAGAGATCGTGGAGGAATTGCTCACTCTCCTATCCTTGCGAGAAATTTCAGCCACGGGCGCGCATTCTTTGGACGGAGCCATCGGCGCGCTCGAGAACGCGCCGCAGATCCGCGTTATCGCCTGCGACGTTCGGCTGGGAAAGGAATCCGGTTTCGACATCTGCGACAGAATTCGTACGCATCCGCGACTCAAGGCCCGCAATTTCGCGTACATCTTCATCTCGGGTGACCCCATGCGCCTCAATCAGGCCTCGCATCTGCCCAAGCATTCCATCCTGACGAAACCGGTCGAACCGCGTGCGCTTATCGAACTCCTCAGAGAAAAGCTGGATGCCATGCGAACAATTGGCTAG
- a CDS encoding type II secretion system F family protein, with translation MVQASAILLFVLAAASVAFAGCGARMLLADNRLRARLSGRPQRPGQPGQTSLRLPRLFMARGRDREEIEKKLRSAGMFGSGALVTFLWLRLAATAGMALAVMLYGLIAAGNPFAHVFPLFALPGLTYIGAKYILQMRATDRERTLTAEFPFLLDLMLMMLESGISLDQCFRAIARDEQVAVPHHARLLAMLVDDLDRGQDYQNALDRWAARVSVAGARELAALFRQSLFQGMELVPALREFIIEFSQRRVTRAREAIGTITVRMVILMLVFFMPALFIVLAAPPVVAIFDTLRSTAP, from the coding sequence ATGGTCCAGGCAAGTGCAATTCTGCTTTTCGTTCTGGCCGCCGCAAGCGTCGCTTTCGCAGGCTGCGGAGCGCGCATGCTACTGGCAGACAACCGACTGCGCGCGCGCCTGTCGGGTCGTCCCCAACGCCCCGGACAGCCGGGCCAGACTTCGCTGCGACTGCCCCGGCTCTTCATGGCCAGAGGACGCGACCGTGAGGAAATCGAAAAGAAGCTTCGCAGCGCCGGGATGTTCGGCAGCGGCGCGCTGGTGACGTTCCTGTGGCTCAGGCTGGCGGCCACCGCAGGCATGGCGCTGGCCGTGATGCTTTACGGATTGATTGCTGCCGGCAACCCGTTCGCCCACGTCTTTCCCCTCTTTGCGCTTCCCGGTCTGACCTACATCGGCGCCAAGTACATCCTGCAAATGCGGGCTACGGATCGTGAGCGGACATTGACCGCGGAATTTCCATTCCTGCTCGATCTCATGCTGATGATGCTCGAAAGCGGCATCTCGCTGGACCAGTGCTTCCGCGCCATTGCGCGCGATGAGCAGGTAGCCGTCCCCCATCACGCACGCCTGCTGGCCATGCTGGTCGATGACCTTGATCGCGGACAGGATTACCAGAACGCCCTCGATCGCTGGGCCGCGCGGGTGTCGGTCGCGGGAGCGCGCGAACTGGCGGCCCTGTTCCGGCAATCGCTGTTCCAGGGTATGGAACTGGTCCCGGCCCTACGCGAGTTCATCATCGAGTTCTCACAGCGCCGCGTCACGCGCGCGCGCGAGGCAATCGGAACGATCACCGTACGCATGGTCATCCTCATGCTCGTCTTTTTC
- a CDS encoding histidine kinase yields the protein MGKIHLLSVDRTLAQRLTEALGERVTVEMVQSLELVDLGEPGIVVIDHAAIATERSLGSTIAAVSDSAPGRAIVLATDELETEQVLSAIRAGAADVIARNAEGSAIAGVLSRILNSVISTQGRPGRLTLVLGADREAAAVAATDMALAYSTTQTPTLLVDCTLPSSTAEAYLDIKVDYGLAAAVTDIDRMDASLLADALARHEPSGLSLLTFDGGTGAEPVGLSPNDVIGLIQLLRASCRNIVLCSGDLRNGGLLRELASQAQAIEIVCSQSIRELDSCRRLLDRVAPDTASLARMRLLVWGHDPAILLDGRRMADVMGIEALMGVPFDRIDYYNALNAGRPLYLGRGNASYIQAIRRVCNISEQPRGTVARFDKLRRSVLRSLERAV from the coding sequence ATGGGCAAAATCCATCTTCTATCGGTCGACCGTACCCTTGCCCAGCGCCTGACCGAGGCATTGGGGGAACGGGTTACCGTCGAAATGGTCCAGTCGCTTGAACTGGTGGACCTGGGCGAGCCCGGGATCGTCGTTATCGACCATGCAGCGATCGCGACAGAGCGCTCGCTGGGCTCGACGATTGCCGCGGTGTCGGACAGCGCGCCGGGCCGCGCCATCGTTCTGGCCACCGATGAACTTGAAACCGAGCAGGTCCTCTCAGCGATCCGGGCGGGCGCAGCCGACGTCATAGCCCGCAACGCTGAAGGATCCGCCATTGCCGGCGTTCTCTCGCGCATTCTCAACTCGGTGATCTCGACCCAGGGCCGTCCGGGCCGCCTCACGCTCGTACTGGGCGCCGACCGTGAAGCGGCTGCCGTGGCCGCCACGGACATGGCCCTTGCCTACAGCACGACGCAGACACCGACCTTGCTTGTCGATTGCACACTGCCCTCGAGCACTGCCGAAGCTTACCTCGACATCAAGGTGGATTACGGCCTTGCCGCCGCAGTCACCGATATCGACAGGATGGACGCAAGCCTCCTGGCCGACGCCCTGGCGCGCCATGAGCCGAGCGGATTGTCCCTGCTCACTTTCGATGGCGGCACCGGTGCCGAACCCGTGGGCCTATCTCCCAATGACGTGATCGGCCTGATCCAGTTGCTGCGCGCGAGTTGCCGCAACATCGTCCTGTGTTCGGGAGATCTTCGCAATGGTGGCCTCCTGCGTGAACTGGCATCCCAGGCGCAGGCCATCGAAATCGTGTGCAGCCAGTCCATTCGCGAACTGGATTCCTGCCGCCGCTTGCTCGATCGGGTCGCACCGGACACGGCAAGTCTGGCCCGCATGCGCCTGCTTGTATGGGGCCACGATCCGGCAATCCTGCTCGACGGTCGCCGCATGGCCGACGTCATGGGCATCGAAGCGCTGATGGGCGTGCCCTTCGACAGGATCGACTACTACAACGCCCTCAACGCGGGGCGGCCCCTCTATCTGGGCAGGGGCAATGCTTCCTACATCCAGGCTATCCGCCGCGTTTGCAACATCTCGGAGCAGCCACGCGGCACGGTCGCCCGCTTTGACAAGCTGCGGCGATCCGTCCTGCGCTCGCTGGAGCGTGCCGTATGA
- a CDS encoding sensor histidine kinase has protein sequence MNCDSNRNQHFEIEALRAERDELKQIFNDLQASIGLMPIRDVSFHPESARLSFLNASAQTAHRSSHLQIHPDDCELLKAHSASDHASVELRLATQGLASFILVLRKNTGNARWASGLLANIREPRHLIEAVSAKSRLADLGERTSAIVHEIRQPLFTIAMANENLRLMLDTPGALKSRMQKSVARIADQVARAQNIVQRTLSYVSTNGAESQFTDLPLTLANTVEFLDSFFESDSIQVRLDIPHETAMVALEQLEVEQLFVNVLRNAADSIRKRRQAGWEGEGEIAISAKIRDDQVLCEVADNGAGLLRREASRCFERFYTTRKESGTGLGLYICEQFVAKAGGKIELSPREVGGARIEIRLPLIAGSDIVASEPD, from the coding sequence GTGAACTGCGACAGCAATCGGAATCAGCACTTCGAGATCGAAGCCCTTCGCGCAGAACGCGACGAACTCAAGCAAATTTTCAATGACTTGCAAGCCAGCATCGGCCTCATGCCTATCCGTGACGTCAGTTTTCATCCCGAAAGTGCACGGCTTTCATTTCTTAATGCGTCGGCCCAGACCGCCCATCGATCCAGCCACCTGCAGATCCATCCGGACGACTGCGAGTTATTGAAGGCCCATTCGGCAAGCGATCATGCCTCAGTCGAATTACGTCTCGCAACTCAAGGCCTGGCAAGCTTCATACTCGTATTGCGCAAGAATACCGGGAACGCGCGCTGGGCTTCGGGCCTTCTGGCGAACATCAGGGAACCACGCCACCTGATCGAAGCGGTCTCTGCGAAGAGCAGGCTTGCCGACCTTGGTGAGCGAACATCAGCCATCGTTCACGAGATACGCCAGCCGCTGTTCACGATCGCCATGGCCAACGAAAACTTGCGGCTCATGCTGGACACTCCCGGCGCCTTGAAATCGCGAATGCAAAAGTCTGTCGCGAGGATCGCCGACCAGGTTGCCCGAGCCCAGAACATTGTCCAGCGGACACTCTCCTACGTCTCGACAAACGGTGCAGAGTCGCAATTCACCGACCTGCCCCTGACGCTTGCAAACACCGTTGAATTCCTCGACTCGTTCTTTGAATCCGACAGCATTCAGGTGCGGCTCGATATCCCCCACGAAACGGCAATGGTAGCCCTCGAACAGCTCGAAGTGGAGCAACTCTTCGTCAATGTATTGCGAAATGCGGCCGACAGCATTCGCAAGCGGCGCCAGGCCGGTTGGGAAGGCGAAGGAGAGATTGCAATCAGCGCCAAGATCCGTGACGATCAAGTACTTTGCGAAGTTGCCGACAATGGAGCGGGCCTGCTCCGCAGAGAGGCAAGCCGTTGCTTCGAACGCTTTTACACAACTCGCAAGGAAAGCGGTACGGGTCTTGGCCTCTACATCTGTGAGCAATTCGTCGCCAAGGCAGGGGGCAAGATAGAGCTGTCACCGCGCGAGGTCGGCGGCGCCAGAATTGAGATCCGACTCCCCCTCATCGCCGGGTCAGATATCGTCGCGAGCGAGCCGGATTAG